One Pseudomonas abieticivorans genomic region harbors:
- a CDS encoding esterase/lipase family protein: MSQPFATRYPLVFVPGMLGFVRMLLYPYWFGILKALRKGGATAIAVQVSPINATEVRGEQLLLIIERIRRETGADKVNLFGHSQGALTARYAAAKRPDWVASVTSVAGPNHGSELADYLESHYPHGTARGRLLKAVLHALAHLMGWLETGWRGPSLPIDVHASHLSLTCAGVARFNLQYPQGIPLTWGGQGEPLVNGVRYYSWSGVLQDRRSNEGGNRLDGTHVSCRLFAKTFVREAGYCDGMVGRYSSHLGQVIGDDYPMDHFDIVNQSLGLVGKGAEPVRLFTEQAARLKAAGL; the protein is encoded by the coding sequence ATGTCGCAGCCCTTTGCCACTCGCTACCCCTTGGTTTTCGTCCCCGGCATGCTCGGCTTTGTGCGGATGCTGCTGTACCCGTACTGGTTCGGCATTCTCAAGGCCCTGCGCAAGGGCGGCGCCACGGCGATTGCCGTGCAGGTCTCGCCCATCAACGCCACCGAAGTGCGCGGCGAGCAGTTGTTGTTGATCATCGAGCGTATCCGCCGCGAAACCGGTGCCGACAAGGTCAACCTGTTCGGCCATAGCCAGGGCGCCCTGACAGCGCGCTATGCGGCGGCCAAACGGCCGGACTGGGTCGCTTCGGTGACCTCGGTAGCCGGCCCCAACCACGGTTCGGAGCTGGCCGACTACCTGGAAAGCCACTACCCCCACGGCACGGCGCGGGGGCGCTTGCTCAAGGCCGTGCTTCACGCGCTGGCGCACCTGATGGGCTGGCTGGAGACCGGCTGGCGTGGGCCGAGCTTGCCGATCGATGTGCACGCCTCGCACTTGTCGCTCACGTGCGCCGGCGTCGCCCGCTTCAACCTGCAGTACCCGCAGGGCATTCCACTGACTTGGGGCGGCCAGGGTGAACCGCTGGTCAATGGCGTGCGCTACTACTCCTGGTCGGGGGTGTTGCAAGACCGGCGTAGCAATGAGGGCGGCAACCGGTTGGACGGCACCCATGTCAGTTGCCGGCTGTTCGCCAAGACCTTCGTGCGCGAGGCGGGTTATTGCGATGGCATGGTGGGCCGCTACAGCTCGCACCTGGGGCAGGTGATCGGTGACGATTACCCGATGGACCACTTTGACATCGTCAACCAATCCCTGGGGCTGGTGGGCAAGGGCGCCGAGCCTGTCCGGCTGTTCACCGAACAGGCTGCCCGGCTCAAGGCTGCCGGGCTTTGA